Proteins encoded in a region of the Elaeis guineensis isolate ETL-2024a chromosome 7, EG11, whole genome shotgun sequence genome:
- the LOC140859414 gene encoding large ribosomal subunit protein eL8y-like, with translation MLLKYRPEDRAAKKERLLKRAQAEAEGKPVEVKKPIVVKYGLNHVTYLIEQNKAQLVVIAHDVDPVELVVWLPALCRKMEIPYCIVKGKARLGAIVHKKTAAVLCLTTVKNEDKLEFSKILEAIKANFNDKFDEVRRKWGGGIMGTKSQAKTKAREKLLAKEAAQRMS, from the exons ATGCTTCTGAAGTATCGTCCTGAAGACAGAGCTGCAAAGAAGgaaaggcttctgaaaagggctCAGGCAGAGGCTGAAGGGAAGCCTGTTGAAGTGAAGAAGCCTATTGTTGTGAAGTATGGTCTTAATCATGTGACCTACCTCATTGAACAG AACAAGGCACAACTGGTGGTCATTGCTCATGATGTTGACCCAGTTGAGCTGGTTGTTTGGCTCCCTGCCTTGTGCCGGAAGATGGAGATCCCTTACTGTATTGTTAAAGGAAAAGCACGACTTGGAGCG ATCGTGCACAAGAAGACTGCAGCTGTATTGTGTTTGACCACTGTAAAGAATGAGGATAAACTAGAATTCAGCAAAATCTTGGAGGCTATCAAG gcCAACTTCAATGATAAATTTGATGAGGTCCGTAGGAAGTGGGGAGGTGGGATAATGGGTACCAAGTCTCAGGCAAAAACCAAGGCAAGGGAAAAGCTTTTAGCAAAGGAAGCTGCTCAGAGGATGAGCTAG